One genomic region from Candidatus Acidulodesulfobacterium acidiphilum encodes:
- a CDS encoding rubredoxin, producing the protein MALNEEIALPKYQCDVCGYIYDPEVGDSIGGIESGTPFEKLPDDWVCPICGADKTHFHNFNA; encoded by the coding sequence ATGGCTTTAAATGAAGAAATTGCTTTACCAAAGTATCAGTGCGATGTTTGCGGATATATATATGATCCAGAAGTAGGCGACTCTATAGGAGGCATTGAGTCGGGAACTCCTTTCGAAAAACTGCCGGATGATTGGGTCTGCCCCATATGCGGAGCAGACAAAACTCATTTTCATAATTTTAACGCTTAA
- a CDS encoding radical SAM protein translates to MKILLIQPNNTSTIGLNNVSIIEPTGLEAIGGSLLRDEHTVKIADLRAVDYDPDKYLEDKIKSFKPDAVGFSCSFTPDVYRTIELAKRVKNEFGIRYVFVGGHHVSVYPYDFNVKEIDAIVIGEGEYTVRDLVGAFSSNTPLSNVKGIIYNENGNQIKTQERPLLKNIDDLPFFARHLTEEFRKKYYLGIRTSLACLETARGCPFKCDFCSVWNFYGGSYRSKSPERVVSELKEIKEDYILVTDDNFFSDVKRAKKIAELLKKEKIYKLYTIQARSDTIVKHPELISQWKEMGLSNIFIGFESIDDDKLSSINKSNSSLNNEKAYYIAKKQNVAVTASFIVSPDFTKMDFNKLMGFVKRLKISVPVFSVLTPLPGTKLYNELKDKLTVKNYSYYDLFHPVLETVLSRNDFFKEFSNLYKTSYKSLNLRANDIFFIIKYILSGKMPITHMFKLKKSMKNISTPMTYINSLLLENKN, encoded by the coding sequence ATGAAAATATTGCTTATTCAGCCGAATAATACAAGCACTATAGGATTAAATAACGTATCTATAATAGAACCTACCGGATTAGAAGCCATAGGAGGAAGCCTTCTCAGAGACGAGCACACAGTTAAAATAGCAGACTTAAGAGCCGTAGATTACGACCCCGACAAATACTTAGAAGATAAAATAAAAAGTTTTAAACCGGATGCGGTCGGTTTTTCATGTTCGTTTACTCCTGACGTGTACAGGACTATAGAACTTGCAAAACGGGTGAAAAACGAATTCGGAATCCGCTACGTTTTCGTCGGCGGACATCACGTTTCGGTATATCCTTACGATTTTAACGTTAAAGAAATAGACGCTATAGTAATAGGGGAAGGCGAATATACCGTTAGGGATCTCGTCGGAGCATTTTCTTCGAATACGCCTCTTTCAAACGTTAAAGGCATAATATACAACGAAAACGGCAATCAGATAAAAACGCAGGAAAGACCGCTTCTTAAAAACATAGACGACCTTCCTTTCTTTGCAAGGCATCTTACGGAGGAATTCAGAAAAAAATACTATCTGGGCATCAGGACTTCGCTGGCATGCTTAGAAACGGCAAGGGGATGTCCCTTTAAATGCGATTTTTGCAGCGTTTGGAATTTTTACGGCGGCTCTTACAGATCTAAATCGCCTGAGCGGGTAGTATCCGAATTAAAAGAAATTAAGGAAGATTACATACTTGTCACCGACGATAACTTCTTCAGCGACGTTAAACGGGCAAAAAAAATAGCCGAACTTTTAAAAAAAGAAAAAATATATAAACTATATACTATACAGGCAAGGAGCGATACGATAGTCAAGCATCCCGAACTTATATCGCAGTGGAAAGAAATGGGGCTGTCAAATATTTTTATCGGGTTCGAAAGCATAGACGACGATAAACTTAGCAGTATAAATAAAAGCAACTCTTCGCTAAACAATGAAAAAGCATACTATATTGCAAAAAAACAGAATGTCGCCGTAACCGCTTCTTTCATAGTTTCTCCGGATTTCACTAAGATGGATTTTAATAAATTGATGGGCTTCGTTAAAAGGCTCAAGATAAGCGTGCCTGTATTCTCCGTACTTACGCCTCTTCCTGGAACAAAACTTTATAACGAATTAAAGGATAAATTAACCGTTAAAAACTATTCTTATTATGATCTGTTCCATCCTGTTTTAGAAACCGTCTTATCAAGGAACGATTTTTTTAAAGAATTTTCAAATCTGTATAAAACTTCGTATAAAAGTTTAAACTTAAGGGCAAACGATATTTTTTTCATTATCAAATACATACTTTCCGGAAAAATGCCGATTACGCATATGTTTAAACTGAAAAAATCTATGAAAAATATTTCGACCCCTATGACTTATATAAATTCATTGCTTCTGGAAAACAAAAATTAA
- the rpsR gene encoding 30S ribosomal protein S18, whose product MNNFQNKKSSKPAGAGFARRTYTRKKICRFCADESLKIDYKDSRLMRNFVSERGKIMPRRITGNCAYHQRRVSKAIKMSRTVSIMPYTSVNI is encoded by the coding sequence ATGAATAATTTCCAAAATAAAAAAAGTTCTAAACCGGCAGGAGCAGGTTTTGCCCGCAGAACATATACCAGGAAGAAAATATGCAGATTCTGCGCCGACGAAAGTTTAAAAATAGACTACAAAGATTCAAGGCTCATGAGAAATTTCGTCTCGGAAAGAGGAAAAATTATGCCTAGAAGAATTACCGGAAATTGCGCGTATCACCAGAGAAGAGTTTCCAAGGCTATAAAAATGTCTAGAACCGTTTCGATAATGCCCTACACTTCCGTTAATATTTAA
- a CDS encoding DivIVA domain-containing protein: protein MELSPIEIRSQKFSKKIKGYDVTEVENFLEIIAKDLEKLYGEYYGLKEELVKKNQEIADYKEKDKSISEAILMVQSVSNDIKKAAIMEAESIKNRAVSESENIIKDANKKYAEIAKNIEELLNKRIIIVNSLKNLLQTNIDIVNRESEKKLEISLPEEPIKIDASSYIKGSAELKEDSSGNTAEVKKTGENYDLADFLKNSGIEKKDGEEEKEESSKTETGEKSMEEMLGDINKFSF, encoded by the coding sequence ATGGAACTTTCTCCAATAGAAATAAGATCGCAAAAGTTTTCAAAAAAAATTAAAGGATACGACGTAACCGAAGTCGAAAATTTTCTTGAAATAATAGCAAAGGATTTAGAAAAACTTTACGGAGAATACTACGGACTGAAAGAAGAACTCGTCAAAAAAAATCAGGAGATTGCGGATTACAAAGAAAAAGACAAGTCTATAAGCGAAGCAATACTTATGGTGCAGTCGGTTTCAAACGACATCAAGAAAGCGGCTATTATGGAAGCGGAATCTATAAAAAACAGGGCGGTTTCGGAATCCGAAAACATAATAAAAGACGCAAACAAAAAATATGCCGAGATTGCCAAAAATATCGAGGAACTGTTAAACAAGCGGATAATTATAGTAAATTCTTTAAAAAATCTACTGCAGACTAATATTGATATAGTAAACAGGGAATCGGAAAAAAAACTCGAGATTTCTTTACCGGAAGAACCGATAAAAATAGACGCTTCCTCCTATATTAAGGGCAGTGCGGAACTTAAAGAGGACTCTTCCGGTAATACCGCCGAAGTAAAAAAAACCGGCGAAAATTACGACCTTGCAGATTTTCTAAAAAATAGCGGAATAGAAAAAAAAGACGGTGAAGAGGAAAAAGAGGAAAGTTCGAAAACGGAAACCGGCGAAAAAAGTATGGAAGAAATGCTGGGCGATATTAATAAATTTTCTTTCTAA
- the rpsF gene encoding 30S ribosomal protein S6, producing MAKKNFLKEIVHEFSKKYETLIILNPDTDESGLNKLIDKIKDVMSKNGAEFINFEDWGARKLSYDIKKLNRGKFVLIHFNAKGSFIKELERNLRIWDECIRFQTVVFTKDIETKKENAEIMEEAVNE from the coding sequence TTGGCTAAGAAAAATTTTTTAAAAGAGATCGTTCACGAATTTTCAAAAAAATACGAAACCTTAATTATTTTAAATCCGGATACCGACGAATCGGGTTTAAATAAATTGATCGATAAAATAAAAGACGTTATGTCTAAAAACGGCGCCGAATTTATAAATTTTGAAGACTGGGGCGCCAGAAAACTTTCATACGACATTAAAAAGTTAAACAGAGGCAAGTTCGTACTTATCCACTTCAACGCAAAAGGTTCGTTTATAAAAGAACTCGAAAGAAACTTAAGGATTTGGGACGAATGCATAAGATTTCAAACCGTAGTATTTACTAAAGATATAGAAACAAAAAAAGAAAACGCGGAAATAATGGAGGAAGCCGTTAATGAATAA
- the polX gene encoding DNA polymerase/3'-5' exonuclease PolX: MTNAEIAEIFEHIAEILEIKGENPFKIRAYLNASAAISRLGENLSDIIIEGKNLNIPGIGKDLHLKIKELVETGNLAYYDELLKSVPDGLFELLKIRGLGPKKAMLLYENFNIKSAADLENALKLGKLKDIHGFGEKSIENLKKSVEEFNIFKTRFLYPDALNQALMLEYYLKNTPQKIILDIQTAGSLRRKMETVGDIDIVLSVATGKEQLFFERLFKYPEILRTESSGETKTSIILRSGIRVDFRIVPREDFVYAFHHFTGSKMHNEELRLLEKANGYKINEYGIFKRNKNEDSGADISESKTNKIEVNDEREFYGVFGMQYIPPELREGAGELDAALNGGIPALIEEKDLRGVFHIHTTYTDGKESMEAMVEECIRLGYEYAGISDHSVSAHYANGLSADELESQIEYIDRLNKKYADKIKIFKGVESDILPDGNLDYDEKTLSKLDFVIASVHSNFNMTESLMTERIVKAIKNPYTTMIGHLTGRLLLERKEYPLNIGRILDFASEFKTVIELNANPKRLDIDWRHIKSALSKNVMLSINPDAHKTEGIRFVNYGIGIARKGWAKKSDILNTGSASEVYDILTSIRDFKKKKAKIF, encoded by the coding sequence ATGACTAATGCGGAAATTGCCGAAATTTTCGAACATATAGCCGAAATACTGGAAATTAAAGGCGAAAATCCTTTTAAAATAAGGGCATATTTAAATGCTTCGGCAGCAATAAGCAGGCTGGGAGAAAATTTATCCGATATTATTATAGAGGGAAAAAATTTAAATATCCCGGGTATCGGGAAAGACCTGCATCTTAAAATAAAAGAGCTTGTAGAAACGGGAAACCTTGCTTATTACGACGAACTTCTAAAATCGGTGCCGGACGGCTTATTCGAGCTTTTAAAAATAAGGGGATTAGGGCCTAAAAAGGCAATGCTTTTATATGAAAATTTTAATATTAAAAGCGCGGCCGATTTGGAAAATGCTTTAAAATTAGGCAAATTAAAAGATATCCATGGTTTCGGAGAAAAGTCTATAGAAAATTTAAAAAAATCTGTGGAAGAATTTAATATTTTTAAAACCAGATTCTTATATCCGGACGCTTTAAATCAAGCGCTAATGCTTGAATATTATCTTAAAAATACGCCGCAGAAAATTATATTGGATATTCAGACGGCTGGTTCCTTAAGAAGAAAAATGGAAACCGTCGGAGATATAGACATAGTGCTTTCCGTCGCCACAGGGAAAGAACAGCTGTTTTTCGAGAGGCTGTTTAAATATCCGGAAATTTTAAGAACGGAATCTTCCGGAGAAACTAAAACAAGCATAATTTTAAGGAGCGGCATACGCGTCGATTTTAGGATAGTACCCCGCGAAGATTTCGTTTATGCCTTTCATCATTTTACCGGCTCCAAAATGCATAACGAAGAGTTGAGGTTGTTAGAAAAAGCTAACGGCTACAAGATAAACGAATACGGCATATTTAAAAGGAATAAAAACGAAGACTCCGGCGCGGATATTTCCGAAAGCAAAACAAATAAAATAGAAGTAAACGACGAAAGGGAATTTTACGGAGTTTTCGGGATGCAGTATATTCCGCCGGAATTAAGGGAAGGAGCGGGGGAACTCGATGCGGCGTTAAACGGCGGAATACCGGCTCTTATAGAAGAAAAAGACCTGCGCGGAGTTTTTCATATTCATACTACTTATACCGACGGAAAAGAAAGTATGGAAGCTATGGTAGAAGAATGTATAAGACTCGGATACGAATACGCCGGCATCTCCGATCATTCGGTATCCGCCCATTATGCCAACGGGCTTTCCGCAGACGAACTTGAATCTCAAATCGAATATATCGACAGGCTTAATAAAAAATATGCGGATAAAATTAAAATTTTTAAGGGCGTAGAATCGGACATTTTACCTGACGGCAATTTGGACTACGATGAAAAAACCCTGTCCAAACTCGATTTCGTCATAGCATCCGTGCATTCTAATTTTAATATGACGGAATCTCTTATGACGGAAAGAATAGTTAAAGCAATTAAAAATCCTTACACGACTATGATAGGACATCTTACCGGCAGACTCCTTTTAGAAAGAAAAGAATATCCTTTAAATATAGGGCGGATTTTAGACTTCGCTTCCGAGTTTAAAACCGTTATAGAACTCAACGCTAATCCGAAAAGGCTGGATATCGACTGGAGGCATATAAAATCGGCTTTATCGAAAAACGTTATGCTTTCAATTAATCCGGACGCACACAAAACAGAAGGAATACGCTTCGTTAACTACGGAATCGGTATAGCCAGAAAAGGCTGGGCAAAAAAATCGGATATTTTAAATACGGGGAGCGCTTCGGAAGTTTACGATATTTTAACGAGCATAAGGGATTTTAAAAAAAAGAAGGCGAAAATATTTTGA
- the argS gene encoding arginine--tRNA ligase, protein MDIFKETLKTLIINVIEAEKKIEVSKPQAEKLIKNPPDDSFGDYCFAAYYLQNYGFKGKPETAAADLYNLCTRRFSEIAGFFDRIEIKGAYVNFFVKREKFVSEVVKEVIDFGSDYGGGVTEKPLTVVIDFSSPNIAKPFGVGHLRSTVIGMSLSKIYEFYGHKVIKINYLGDFGTQFGKLITAFCRYGEINFSEFEKDPVKVLYELYVRIHKDEQTDLTVEEEAKNRFKTLEDFMSVNKRSFEEYIGAINGLDGTMSKNINKGSSAEADTSNASENIMLSEENKNFFCGTAEGQYNLWKIFRKLSIEEFKRIYQSIGIEFDSYEGEAESAEFSKDIKEILLESGIAEISEGAVIVNVKGVKAPALIAKSDGTSLYLSRDIVTAVSRMAKYNFDKMIYVVGSEQALHFSQLFGIFGILKEDAEKIKDGKNFKYFASMIDGRLVHVKFGRIIGMSTRKGNLVFLEDYIEEARLKAQEKLEERLKILEDNLSAEINDATKKLTEGMEGIRAATENGEKQGLINERKKERTETEKKQIYLTSLKVGIGAVIFNDLKTRRTTDVNFNWDNVLSFEGQTGPYLQYTVSRINSLLNRLSGNETNLKNDAQSFSFSKSDADFDDIFLIAKQIYGFKTALHSAVEQNEPSVLSSFALDLASHFNKYYQNYRLIGRDYNYLKPRIAMLSSVKTVLVSVLNLLCIPVLEKM, encoded by the coding sequence ATGGATATATTTAAGGAAACGCTGAAAACTTTAATTATAAACGTTATTGAAGCCGAAAAAAAAATAGAAGTTTCAAAACCGCAAGCCGAAAAATTAATCAAAAATCCGCCCGACGATTCTTTCGGCGATTATTGTTTTGCCGCTTATTATTTGCAAAATTACGGATTTAAAGGCAAACCGGAAACGGCCGCCGCCGATTTATATAATTTATGTACCCGTCGTTTTAGTGAAATAGCAGGTTTTTTCGACAGGATAGAAATAAAGGGAGCTTACGTTAATTTTTTTGTAAAAAGAGAAAAATTCGTTTCCGAAGTCGTTAAGGAAGTCATTGATTTTGGTTCCGATTACGGCGGCGGCGTTACGGAAAAACCTCTGACCGTCGTCATAGATTTTTCGTCGCCTAACATAGCAAAACCATTTGGAGTAGGACACTTGCGTTCTACGGTAATAGGGATGAGTTTGTCGAAAATTTATGAATTTTACGGGCATAAAGTTATAAAGATAAATTATCTTGGAGATTTCGGAACCCAGTTCGGGAAACTTATTACGGCGTTTTGTCGTTACGGCGAGATAAATTTTTCCGAATTTGAAAAAGACCCCGTAAAAGTTTTATACGAGCTTTACGTCAGAATACACAAAGACGAACAAACCGATTTAACCGTCGAAGAAGAGGCTAAAAACAGGTTTAAAACGCTTGAAGATTTTATGTCGGTAAATAAACGCAGTTTTGAAGAATATATCGGTGCAATAAACGGTTTAGACGGTACAATGTCGAAAAATATTAATAAAGGTTCGTCCGCAGAAGCCGATACATCCAATGCGTCAGAAAACATAATGCTTTCCGAAGAAAATAAAAATTTTTTTTGCGGGACCGCGGAGGGGCAGTATAATTTATGGAAAATTTTTAGAAAACTAAGCATAGAAGAATTTAAAAGAATTTATCAATCTATAGGAATAGAGTTCGACTCGTATGAAGGAGAAGCCGAAAGCGCGGAATTTTCAAAAGATATTAAAGAAATTTTACTGGAAAGCGGCATAGCCGAAATAAGCGAAGGTGCAGTAATAGTGAATGTAAAAGGCGTTAAAGCGCCCGCCCTGATTGCTAAAAGCGACGGAACGTCCCTTTACCTTTCGAGGGATATAGTTACGGCGGTTTCTAGAATGGCAAAATATAATTTCGATAAGATGATTTACGTCGTAGGCTCCGAACAGGCCCTTCATTTCAGCCAGCTATTCGGCATATTCGGCATATTGAAAGAAGACGCCGAGAAAATAAAAGACGGTAAAAACTTTAAATATTTTGCTTCTATGATAGACGGCAGGTTGGTTCATGTAAAGTTCGGCAGAATTATCGGCATGTCGACAAGAAAAGGCAATTTAGTTTTTCTGGAAGACTATATAGAAGAAGCGCGCCTTAAAGCTCAAGAAAAACTTGAAGAAAGACTGAAAATTTTAGAAGATAATCTTTCCGCCGAAATTAACGATGCAACCAAAAAACTGACTGAAGGAATGGAAGGAATAAGAGCGGCGACGGAAAACGGTGAAAAACAAGGTTTAATTAATGAACGAAAAAAAGAGCGAACCGAAACCGAAAAGAAGCAGATATATTTAACGTCTTTAAAAGTAGGCATAGGGGCGGTTATTTTTAACGATTTAAAAACAAGACGGACTACCGACGTAAATTTTAACTGGGATAACGTTTTGTCTTTCGAAGGTCAGACAGGACCTTATCTTCAATATACCGTTTCAAGAATAAACAGTCTTTTAAACAGACTTAGCGGAAATGAAACGAATTTAAAAAACGACGCTCAAAGTTTTTCGTTTTCAAAAAGCGATGCAGATTTTGACGATATTTTTTTGATAGCCAAACAAATTTATGGATTTAAGACGGCTCTTCATTCGGCGGTCGAGCAAAACGAGCCGTCGGTATTAAGCTCTTTTGCTTTAGACCTTGCTTCGCATTTTAACAAATATTATCAAAATTACAGGCTTATAGGCAGAGATTATAATTATTTAAAGCCTAGGATTGCAATGTTGTCCTCTGTTAAAACGGTTTTAGTTTCCGTCTTGAATCTGTTGTGTATTCCGGTTTTAGAAAAAATGTAA
- the thiD gene encoding bifunctional hydroxymethylpyrimidine kinase/phosphomethylpyrimidine kinase: MLTLKILSVAGFDGSGGAGITSDAKIFSKLGIFGLSAVTAMTAQNPDKIYKIERVSDVFFSAELEAVFEYFKVDAVKTGLIYDDRQSSMLSGFIDKYGVKILVVDPVYVSTSNSIIVNKNRYPDFLIPLFKHASVITPNVKEAELISGTEIKNLEEMKNAAKIIRKKFPEIKNILIKGSHINEESGENVIKNLLLNSKNEFYIYESKRINIGKQVHGTGCAFSGCMASYLALGIKMESAVAETEKFISKILKDIKKIQDNSQEKINYITGNI; encoded by the coding sequence ATTTTGACGTTAAAAATTTTATCCGTTGCAGGTTTTGACGGTTCCGGCGGAGCCGGTATAACTTCCGATGCTAAGATTTTTTCTAAGCTTGGAATTTTCGGTTTATCCGCCGTTACGGCTATGACTGCCCAGAATCCCGATAAAATATATAAAATAGAACGGGTTTCCGACGTTTTTTTTTCGGCGGAGCTGGAAGCCGTATTTGAATATTTTAAAGTAGATGCGGTAAAAACCGGTTTAATTTACGACGATAGACAGAGTTCTATGCTGTCCGGTTTCATAGATAAATACGGCGTAAAAATTTTAGTGGTCGATCCCGTATATGTTTCCACTTCCAACTCTATAATAGTGAATAAAAACCGCTATCCCGATTTTTTAATACCTTTGTTTAAACATGCATCCGTAATCACGCCCAACGTTAAAGAAGCCGAACTTATTTCAGGAACGGAAATTAAAAACTTGGAAGAAATGAAAAATGCGGCAAAAATTATAAGAAAAAAATTTCCTGAAATTAAAAATATTTTAATTAAAGGTTCGCATATTAACGAAGAATCGGGAGAAAATGTTATAAAAAATTTACTTTTAAACTCAAAAAACGAATTTTATATATACGAAAGCAAAAGAATAAATATCGGAAAACAGGTGCATGGAACCGGATGCGCTTTTTCAGGCTGTATGGCGTCATATCTTGCTTTAGGAATAAAAATGGAATCCGCCGTCGCCGAAACGGAAAAATTTATTTCTAAAATTTTAAAAGATATTAAAAAAATTCAGGATAACTCGCAGGAAAAAATAAATTATATTACGGGGAATATATAG
- a CDS encoding YggT family protein has product MDILLLKFLTDVIDVAKDILYIYMWVIIIKALLSWVNPDPYNPIVRFINDITEPVLNKVRLILPVGSSFAFDLSPLIVILIIIALTQLLNFIEYRYIMQNIPFIILRR; this is encoded by the coding sequence ATGGATATATTGCTGCTTAAATTTTTAACCGACGTTATAGATGTCGCGAAAGATATTCTTTATATATATATGTGGGTAATCATTATTAAAGCCCTGCTTTCGTGGGTAAATCCCGACCCTTATAACCCCATAGTCCGCTTCATTAACGATATTACCGAACCGGTACTTAATAAAGTAAGGCTAATACTTCCCGTAGGCTCTTCTTTTGCTTTCGATTTATCTCCTTTAATAGTCATACTAATAATAATAGCCTTAACTCAGCTGCTAAATTTTATAGAATACAGATATATTATGCAAAATATACCGTTTATAATTTTGAGGCGCTGA
- a CDS encoding rubredoxin, protein MDNENKDKYICEACPYIYDPKKGDPESGIPPGTPFEDIPEDWVCPICLVDKTHFKKIDKVKNK, encoded by the coding sequence ATGGACAATGAAAATAAAGACAAATATATATGCGAAGCATGTCCTTATATTTACGACCCCAAAAAAGGCGATCCGGAAAGCGGAATACCTCCGGGAACGCCTTTCGAAGATATACCCGAAGATTGGGTCTGTCCCATATGCTTAGTAGATAAAACTCATTTTAAAAAAATAGACAAAGTAAAAAATAAATAA
- a CDS encoding 50S ribosomal protein L9, whose product MKVILKEDVHNLGFMGETVNVADGYARNFLMPKNLAIPATNANIKTVEHEKKIIEKKKIKIAAELTEIKNNLEKADITIPVKVGENEKIFGSITSMDIENKLKEAGFNIDRKIIALENPIKELGVQTVKIKLSKDIAADVKVNVVPEV is encoded by the coding sequence ATGAAAGTAATACTTAAAGAAGATGTTCATAATTTAGGATTTATGGGGGAAACCGTTAATGTTGCGGACGGCTACGCAAGAAATTTTTTAATGCCTAAAAATCTCGCAATACCTGCAACAAACGCAAATATTAAAACGGTGGAACACGAGAAAAAAATAATAGAAAAAAAGAAAATCAAAATAGCCGCCGAACTTACCGAAATTAAAAATAATTTAGAGAAAGCGGATATTACCATTCCCGTTAAAGTAGGAGAAAACGAAAAAATTTTCGGCAGTATTACTTCTATGGACATTGAAAATAAACTGAAAGAAGCCGGTTTTAATATAGACAGAAAAATAATCGCTCTCGAAAACCCCATCAAAGAGCTTGGCGTTCAAACGGTTAAAATAAAATTATCTAAAGATATTGCGGCAGACGTAAAAGTTAACGTCGTGCCGGAAGTTTAA
- a CDS encoding DUF2232 domain-containing protein — translation MLTSKKIILTVLLSILLFLFTLNSINEGVYSFINPFFYLYYGITVILLFSTAGLLSSAAIFFSFAAGMIFLIYSGADVFHGYLNHALFGNFFISTVLIQFLVFLAIPFFFSFLILKGYKIAKSIYIPVLAIFIVFYLIAAIYIYNHGINIIESVNFFSVLMTKKLMYTYAKMGMKYFTTAKMQALISKTLKIILFLLPSILIIFSWMSIWICFVFLKKISKKTNLFFYGLKENLLLWRSSDYFLLVPITGIIISIFSVGIFKFIGYNIILLASSVYLIQGLTIISYFFGKFNINVFLRILGYAVIFIFSNPLIIFIILTGIFDMWFNFRKIDTNKKEV, via the coding sequence ATGTTAACGTCAAAAAAAATTATTTTAACAGTACTCCTTTCGATTTTATTGTTTTTATTTACATTAAATTCAATAAACGAAGGAGTATACTCTTTTATAAATCCTTTTTTTTACTTGTATTACGGAATTACCGTAATACTTTTATTTTCGACGGCAGGCTTGCTTTCTTCAGCCGCAATTTTTTTTTCATTCGCGGCGGGAATGATTTTTTTAATATATTCGGGGGCGGACGTTTTTCACGGCTATTTGAATCACGCATTATTCGGCAATTTTTTTATATCGACGGTACTTATTCAATTTTTAGTATTTTTAGCAATTCCGTTTTTCTTTTCTTTTTTGATTTTAAAAGGCTATAAAATTGCAAAATCTATTTATATACCGGTTTTAGCGATATTTATTGTTTTTTATTTGATAGCGGCGATTTATATTTATAATCACGGCATAAACATAATTGAATCCGTTAATTTTTTTTCCGTCCTTATGACTAAAAAACTTATGTACACATATGCGAAAATGGGAATGAAATATTTTACGACGGCAAAAATGCAGGCATTAATTTCAAAAACGTTAAAAATTATACTATTCCTCCTACCGTCTATATTAATTATTTTTTCATGGATGAGCATATGGATTTGTTTTGTTTTTTTAAAAAAAATCTCAAAAAAAACAAATTTATTTTTTTACGGTTTAAAAGAAAATTTACTGCTTTGGAGGTCTTCGGACTATTTTTTGCTTGTTCCTATAACAGGAATAATAATTTCTATTTTTTCTGTTGGAATATTTAAATTTATAGGATATAATATAATTTTATTAGCTTCTTCGGTTTATTTAATTCAAGGATTAACTATTATTTCTTATTTTTTCGGAAAATTTAATATTAATGTTTTTTTAAGAATACTAGGATATGCAGTAATTTTTATCTTCAGCAATCCGCTTATTATATTTATTATACTAACCGGAATTTTCGATATGTGGTTTAACTTTAGAAAAATAGACACTAACAAGAAGGAGGTTTAG